Proteins encoded within one genomic window of Anopheles gambiae chromosome 3, idAnoGambNW_F1_1, whole genome shotgun sequence:
- the LOC133392884 gene encoding lipase member H-like: MVRAAFVLLATQLLLVASLPVDNSNWHLVPDSDGRLHLVNINPYALPDDSFVPNFVPEQDLIFRLFTRSNPTTPQVLEFGNAGSIAASNFNPAHPTRFTIHGWNSNGNDGMNTNIRDRYLSIGDYNMISVDWSAGAVNPNYIAARNAVGPAGAAVASFIDQLVAAGASTDNIYVIGFSLGAHVAGNAGKGQNGRVNTIIALDPAGPLFSLGQPDAVSPADGRYVEMIMTNGGLLGSSTPMGQATFTPNGGRTQPGCGTDIAGGCAHGRAPAYYAESITSSVPFRATRCASMQEVVEGNCTPSGPDANMGGEPSNYGRGVTGVYSLTTNDGAPFARG, translated from the coding sequence ATGGTTCGTGCAGCGTTTGTGCTGCTTGCTACGCAGCTGCTTCTCGTTGCGTCCCTCCCGGTGGATAACTCCAACTGGCATCTCGTACCGGACAGCGATGGCAGGCTGCATCTCGTCAATATCAACCCGTACGCTCTGCCCGACGATTCGTTCGTTCCAAACTTTGTCCCCGAGCAGGACCTGATCTTCCGGCTGTTTACCCGCTCGAACCCAACCACACCGCAGGTGCTGGAGTTTGGCAATGCCGGCTCTATTGCGGCGTCCAACTTTAACCCGGCCCATCCGACCCGCTTCACCATTCACGGCTGGAACAGCAACGGAAATGATGGCATGAACACGAACATCCGCGACCGGTATCTCAGCATCGGTGACTACAACATGATCAGCGTCGACTGGAGTGCTGGTGCTGTGAACCCGAACTACATTGCGGCCCGCAATGCTGTCGGGCCGGCAGGTGCGGCGGTAGCTTCGTTTATCGATCAGCTGGTTGCTGCCGGTGCTTCCACGGACAATATATACGTGATTGGGTTCAGTCTGGGTGCGCACGTTGCCGGCAATGCCGGAAAGGGCCAGAATGGGCGCGTGAACACGATTATTGCACTCGATCCGGCTGGGCCACTGTTTTCTCTTGGACAGCCGGATGCCGTTTCCCCGGCCGATGGTCGGTATGTGGAGATGATCATGACCAATGGTGGTTTGCTGGGTAGCAGTACGCCGATGGGACAGGCCACGTTCACACCGAACGGTGGACGTACGCAACCTGGTTGTGGAACGGACATTGCCGGTGGTTGTGCTCATGGACGTGCGCCCGCTTACTATGCAGAGTCCATCACTAGCTCGGTGCCGTTCCGTGCTACGAGATGCGCCAGTATGCAGGAGGTTGTCGAGGGCAACTGTACGCCAAGTGGACCGGACGCGAACATGGGTGGTGAGCCTTCGAACTATGGACGCGGTGTTACCGGTGTGTACTCCCTTACCACGAATGATGGAGCGCCGTTTGCAAGAGGATAG
- the LOC133392883 gene encoding pancreatic triacylglycerol lipase-like, with the protein MYKYSAVLLLLGLVAAASAASLSTPAPDSWMLIPDGNGRLHLANLNPYNMDETVPEPHFTAATDTIFRLYTRSNRDTPQVVGLNDAGSLSGSNFNAAHPTRFIIHGWNNDGFSEVNMILKDAWLDRGDFNVFTVDWGVGAQTINYPFARARVGAVGNVVSTFINFLQANTGITFASVSIAGHSLGAHAAGNAGFFQFGRLNTIFGMDPALPLFSLDSNDRLTLNDAQYVESIHTNAGLLGFDLPLGQASFYPNGGRTQPGCGVDITGACAHGRAYEFLAESIVSGGFTSVRCGSYDEILTGNCSVQGASRPMGGEPSNFGTGTEGVFTLSTRAAAPFSLG; encoded by the exons ATGTACAAGTACAGTGccgtcctgctgctgcttgggcTAGTGGCCGCTG CTAGTGCCGCTTCCCTGTCCACACCTGCCCCGGATAGCTGGATGCTAATCCCGGACGGCAATGGACGGTTACATCTGGCCAACCTGAACCCCTACAACATGGACGAAACCGTGCCGGAGCCTCACTTTACTGCCGCCACCGATACGATCTTCCGGCTCTACACCCGCAGCAACCGCGACACGCCACAGGTTGTGGGGCTGAACGATGCCGGTTCGCTGTCCGGCTCGAACTTCAATGCGGCCCATCCGACCCGCTTCATCATTCACGGCTGGAACAATGATGGCTTCTCGGAGGTGAACATGATCCTGAAGGATGCGTGGCTGGACCGGGGCGACTTTAACGTGTTCACCGTCGATTGGGGTGTCGGTGCGCAGACGATCAACTACCCGTTCGCTCGGGCACGTGTCGGTGCGGTCGGTAACGTGGTGTCGACGTTCATCAACTTCCTGCAGGCGAACACGGGCATCACGTTCGCCAGTGTCAGCATTGCGGGCCACAGTCTCGGGGCGCACGCGGCCGGCAATGCCGGTTTCTTCCAGTTCGGTCGGCTGAACACGATCTTCGGAATGGATCCCGCGCTGCCACTGTTCTCGCTGGACAGCAACGATCGTCTGACGCTGAACGATGCACAGTACGTGGAATCGATCCACACCAATGCGGGACTGCTTGGGTTCGATCTGCCGCTGGGACAGGCGTCGTTCTACCCGAACGGTGGCCGTACCCAGCCGGGCTGTGGCGTTGACATTACTGGTGCCTGTGCGCACGGTCGTGCGTATGAGTTTTTGGCTGAGTCGATCGTGTCCGGTGGCTTCACGTCGGTTCGGTGCGGCTCGTACGACGAGATCCTTACCGGTAACTGTTCCGTGCAGGGTGCCAGCCGTCCGATGGGTGGCGAACCGTCCAACTTCGGCACCGGCACCGAGGGTGTGTTCACGCTCTCGACCCGTGCGGCGGCTCCATTCTCGCTGGGATAA
- the LOC133392881 gene encoding phospholipase A1 VesT1.02-like: MMKLFALLILCVAAATALPLNEEVGPEHIPEPYGEDGPEHIPEPYGEDGPEHIPEPYEEVGLEHIPNEEQGYESNWQLVPDGDGRLHLVNTDPFNLGSQDEPAPLFNADTDTIFLLFTRNNRNSGHRITPGNAGTLGPHWNGGRQTRFIIHGWNNNGGSEVNVAIRNAYLDRADINVIVVDWGGGAQNPNYVTSRNHINAVGAAVARFIDFLNQSGGMSFNNVYVTGHSLGGHTAGIVGKRVTRGRLNTVVALDPALPLFSINDPGNRVASGDANYVEVIHTNGGLLGFDLPLGQADFYPNGGRSQPGCGVDLAGTCAHSRAHQFFAESVRPAQSGFNSIRCGNYDQILNNNCVSSGANARMGGEPSNIGRGVNGVYFLTTNANSPFARG, translated from the exons ATGATGAAGCTTTTCGCATTGCTGATCTTGTGCGTAGCGGCAG CTACTGCCCTTCCTCTTAATGAGGAGGTAGGCCCGGAGCATATTCCTGAGCCGTACGGTGAGGATGGCCCAGAGCATATCCCTGAACCTTACGGTGAGGATGGCCCGGAACATATTCCTGAACCCTACGAAGAGGTTGGCCTAGAGCACATCCCTAACGAAGAACAGGGTTACGAGTCGAACTGGCAGCTTGTCCCCGATGGTGATGGTCGTCTGCATCTGGTGAACACCGATCCCTTCAACCTGGGCAGCCAGGATGAGCCGGCACCGCTGTTCAACGCTGATACCGATACGATTTTCCTGCTGTTCACGCGTAACAACCGCAACAGTGGACATCGCATCACTCCCGGAAATGCTGGCACGCTTGGACCGCACTGGAACGGTGGTCGTCAGACGCGTTTCATTATCCACGGCTGGAACAACAACGGAGGATCTGAAGTGAACGTGGCTATCCGCAACGCTTACTTGGACCGTGCCGACATCAACGTGATCGTCGTTGACTGGGGTGGCGGTGCGCAGAACCCGAACTACGTCACGTCCCGCAATCACATCAATGCTGTGGGAGCTGCTGTCGCCCGTTTCATCGATTTCTTGAACCAGAGCGGAGGTATGTCGTTTAACAACGTGTACGTCACTGGACACAGCTTGGGAGGACACACGGCCGGTATTGTTGGCAAGCGTGTGACGCGTGGACGTCTGAACACGGTTGTTGCCTTGGATCCTGCCCTGCCGCTGTTCTCCATCAACGATCCTGGAAATCGTGTTGCATCGGGAGACGCTAACTACGTTGAGGTTATCCACACGAACGGAGGCCTGCTGGGTTTCGATCTGCCGCTTGGTCAGGCTGATTTCTACCCGAACGGAGGTCGCAGCCAGCCGGGTTGCGGTGTGGATTTGGCGGGTACCTGTGCCCATAGCCGTGCTCATCAGTTCTTCGCCGAGTCAGTCCGTCCGGCTCAGAGCGGATTTAACTCCATCCGTTGCGGTAACTACGATCAGATCTTGAACAACAACTGCGTGTCGTCGGGCGCTAACGCTCGCATGGGTGGTGAGCCATCAAACATTGGCCGTGGTGTGAATGGTGTATACTTCCTCACCACCAATGCCAACAGTCCGTTTGCACGGGGTTAA
- the LOC133392880 gene encoding pancreatic lipase-related protein 2-like: MKVFAIFSICLAIAAALPLNEEVGPEHIPEPYGEDGSELIPEPYGEDGAELVPEPYGEDGPEHIPEPYGEDGPEHIPEPYGEDGSELIPKPYGEDGPEHIPEPYGEDGSELIPEPYGEDGSELIPEPYGEDGSELIPEPYGEDGSELIPEPYKKAALEEQGYESNWQLVPDGNGRLHLVNTDPFNLGSQDEPAPLFNADTDVIFTLFTRNNRNSGHRITPGNAGTLGPHWNGGRQTRFVIHGWNNNGGSEVNVLIRNAYLDRADINVIIVDWGVGAQNPNYVTSRNHINAVGLTVARFIDFLNQSGGLAFNNVYVTGHSLGGHTAGIVGKRVTRGRLNTVVALDPALPLFSINDPANRVAPGDANYVEVIHTNGGLLGFDLPIGLADFYPNGGRSQPGCGVDLAGTCAHGRAFQFFAESIRTAQSGFNSIRCGNYDQILNNNCVSSGANARMGGEPSNIGRGVNGVFFLTTNANSPFARG; encoded by the exons ATGAAGGTATTCGCGATATTCAGCATTTGCTTGGCAATCG CCGCTGCCCTGCCTCTCAATGAAGAGGTTGGTCCGGAGCACATTCCTGAGCCTTACGGTGAGGATGGCTCGGAACTAATTCCGGAGCCCTACGGAGAGGATGGTGCGGAGCTTGTCCCAGAGCCCTACGGCGAAGACGGCCCCGAGCATATTCCTGAACCCTACGGAGAGGATGGTCCTGAGCATATTCCTGAACCTTATGGAGAGGACGGTTCTGAGCTTATCCCAAAGCCATACGGAGAAGATGGCCCAGAGCATATTCCTGAACCTTATGGAGAGGACGGTTCTGAGCTTATCCCAGAGCCCTACGGCGAAGATGGTTCTGAGCTTATCCCAGAGCCCTATGGCGAAGATGGTTCCGAGCTTATTCCTGAACCCTATGGCGAAGATGGTTCCGAGCTAATTCCTGAGCCATACAAGAAGGCTGCCCTTGAGGAGCAGGGTTACGAGTCGAACTGGCAGCTTGTCCCCGACGGTAACGGTCGTCTTCATCTGGTGAACACCGATCCCTTCAACCTGGGCAGCCAGGATGAGCCGGCTCCGCTATTCAACGCTGATACCGATGTTATCTTCACGCTTTTCACGCGTAACAACCGCAACAGTGGACATCGCATCACGCCCGGAAATGCTGGCACCCTTGGACCGCACTGGAACGGTGGTCGTCAGACGCGCTTCGTCATCCACGGCTGGAACAACAACGGAGGATCGGAAGTGAACGTTCTCATTCGCAACGCCTACCTGGATCGTGCCGACATTAACGTGATCATCGTTGACTGGGGTGTGGGTGCTCAGAACCCGAACTACGTCACGTCCCGCAATCACATCAACGCAGTCGGTCTTACCGTGGCTCGATTCATCGATTTCTTGAACCAGAGCGGAGGCTTGGCGTTCAACAACGTGTACGTCACTGGACACAGCTTGGGAGGACACACGGCCGGTATTGTTGGCAAGCGTGTGACCCGCGGCCGTCTGAACACGGTTGTTGCCTTGGATCCTGCCCTGCCGCTGTTCTCCATCAACGACCCTGCTAACCGTGTGGCGCCGGGAGATGCCAACTACGTCGAGGTCATCCACACGAACGGAGGACTGCTGGGCTTCGATCTGCCGATTGGTCTGGCTGATTTCTACCCGAACGGAGGCCGTAGCCAGCCGGGATGTGGAGTAGATTTGGCGGGTACCTGTGCTCACGGACGTGCCTTCCAGTTCTTCGCCGAGTCGATCCGTACGGCTCAGAGCGGATTTAACTCCATCCGTTGCGGTAACTACGATCAGATCTTGAACAACAACTGCGTGTCGTCGGGCGCTAACGCTCGCATGGGTGGTGAGCCGTCCAACATTGGCCGTGGTGTGAATGGTGTGTTCTTCCTCACCACCAATGCCAACAGCCCGTTCGCACGAGGTTAA
- the LOC1280953 gene encoding pancreatic triacylglycerol lipase: protein MKAATVILSVLGLVALGSAAPVESIHPWALIPDGNGRLRLINVNPYDVPKGDNEVEPLFDPLTDVVFRLYTRRNPVHPQVIRWNDAGSVSGSNFNPGHPTRFLIHGFLEGEDASLHWSIKDHFIRVGEFNIVNVDWGAGSQTINYIAARNRVGAVGEVISRMINTIVSATGTSRNNINLIGHSLGAHVAANAGKHQNGQLNTIIGLDPAGPLFSNGQADLFGANDAQYTEAIYTNAGLLGFDQPLAHANFYPNGGRSQPGCILDVAGICAHNRVNNFYAESVSSSVGFRSTRCANHAEILQGRCTPSGANANMGGEPSNRGRGVNGVYFLTTNSNSPFAQG, encoded by the coding sequence ATGAAAGCAGCTACGGTGATACTAAGCGTTCTTGGGCTCGTCGCGCTGGGCAGTGCTGCCCCGGTCGAGAGCATCCACCCGTGGGCCCTGATTCCCGACGGTAACGGTAGGCTGCGTCTGATCAACGTTAACCCGTACGATGTCCCCAAGGGTGACAATGAGGTTGAGCCGCTGTTCGATCCGCTGACGGACGTTGTGTTCCGCCTGTACACCCGTCGCAATCCGGTCCATCCGCAAGTGATCCGCTGGAACGATGCGGGTTCCGTTTCCGGCAGCAACTTCAATCCGGGCCATCCGACGCGCTTCCTGATCCACGGCTTCCTGGAGGGCGAGGATGCCAGCCTGCACTGGTCCATCAAGGATCACTTCATCCGCGTCGGTGAGTTCAACATCGTGAACGTGGACTGGGGCGCGGGTTCGCAGACGATCAACTACATTGCCGCCCGCAACCGGGTGGGCGCTGTCGGAGAGGTGATTTCGCGCATGATCAACACCATCGTGTCCGCTACCGGTACGTCGCGCAACAACATCAACCTGATCGGCCACAGCTTGGGCGCGCACGTGGCGGCCAACGCCGGTAAGCACCAGAACGGGCAGCTGAACACCATCATCGGTTTGGACCCGGCCGGTCCGCTGTTCTCGAACGGGCAGGCCGATCTGTTCGGCGCCAACGATGCGCAGTACACGGAAGCCATCTACACCAATGCCGGTCTGCTTGGGTTTGATCAGCCGCTGGCGCACGCCAACTTCTACCCGAACGGTGGTCGCTCGCAGCCGGGATGCATCCTGGATGTGGCCGGCATCTGTGCGCACAACCGGGTGAACAATTTCTACGCCGAGTCGGTTTCGTCGTCGGTTGGGTTCCGCTCGACGCGCTGTGCCAACCATGCCGAGATTCTGCAGGGCCGCTGTACCCCGAGCGGTGCAAACGCGAACATGGGCGGCGAGCCGTCGAACCGTGGACGTGGTGTGAATGGTGTGTACTTCCTCACCACCAACTCCAACTCGCCGTTCGCCCAGGGTTAG